The Candidatus Tumulicola sp. genomic sequence TCAACGTGGTCAAACACGGCGTGGAGGACGAGAAGGAGCAAGTGTTGGTGGCGCGCATCACCGCTGCGGCGGTGGGTGCGCTCGCGATCGTGCTTGCACTGGCGTTGAAATCCCTCAACGTCGCGTTTCTCGTCGGGTTGGCGTTCGCCGTCGCCGCGAGCGCGAACGTGCCGTCACTGATCCTGACGTTGTTCTGGCGTCATTTCAACAAGGCCGGCATGGTCGCGGGCATGCTCACCGGACTCATCTCATCGCTGGTGCTGATCGTCCTCAGCCCGGCGGTGATGGGCATCGATCCGGAAGGCGCTACGGTGAAACATATCATCCAGGCCAAGGCGCTCTTCCCGCTCGATAATCCGGCGATCGTGTCGGTGCCGCTCGGCTTCATCGTCGCCGTTTTGGCGGCGCTGCTGACGCACGACACGGCCGCGGAATCGACCTATCCGGAGCTCAGAGTGCGAGCCAATACGGGCTTGGGCGCCGAGGTATAAAACAACACGGATCTAGAGATCCGTGGCTACATGAGTGCCGGGGCTTTAGCCCCGGCCTTTTTTTTGGGATCTACTTGTTGAAATAGTCGGCGTTGATCTTCGTGTATTCTTTCCACTGCTCCGGCACTTCGGTCTCATTGTAGATGGCGGTCACCGGGCAGGCCGCGACGCACGCGCCGCAGTCGATACACGTGGTGGGATCGATATAGAGCATCGGGTCTTCGTCGGTGCCGTGGATACAGTCGACCGGGCACACGTCGATGCACGACTTGTCCTTCACGCCGATGCAGGGTTGGGCGATAACGTAGGTCACTTCGCTGCTATTCGGGCACTGCCGGGAGCGAACCTACCCCACGTTGAACCGCGCAGCGTGGAATCGGCGCCATCCATCGGCCGGTATACGGCTCTCATCAGGCGGCTGGACGCCATTGGAAGACGCGAAGGTTTCACGCTGGAAGTGCTCGACGTGTTGCGGCGCGGCGGCTATGCGCTCCCGTTCTTCGTCGTGCGCTGCGGACCGGAACGAGCGGTGCAAGTCTGCGTGTCGGCGGGCATCCACGGTGACGAGCCGGCCGGGGTCGAGGCGATCGTCCGCCATCTCGAGCAAAGCGACGGCAACGATGGCGCAGTCGGACTGACGGTTTTTCCCTGCCTCAACCCG encodes the following:
- a CDS encoding 4Fe-4S dicluster domain-containing protein, whose product is MTYVIAQPCIGVKDKSCIDVCPVDCIHGTDEDPMLYIDPTTCIDCGACVAACPVTAIYNETEVPEQWKEYTKINADYFNK